GGTTAacgtctggttaggtttaggggaAAGTTgatggtttgagttaaaatgatcactttgttaaggtcagagaaacatgtgttgcgggttaaagttactacttccttaaaggaccagtggTTAAGATTTAAGGGGATCTATTGGCACGAATATTGTCATAAAAAGggattatatataatataaccgccatgtttctacagcacTGCTACATGCCACTTAATcctacacactgatcctttaaagttaggccactgtcgtcgtcatggcaacaataatgACCACGGGGGGTTAAGGTTACGGGGACGATCATAGTTACGcgactcgtggttggaaacaggaaataaagtccactgttgggtcAAAGCCTCCATCCAGCCTCCTCCTccgaatatatatatatatatatataaacgtCATCTGAGCTGAACCAGTGCTCCCAGTTACTACGACTGCTACATGGCAGCTGTCAAACTAACTATAGATAGTTTCTGAGCGACTGACAGTACgatctgttgtgttgtttttcttggaaggacagtcttgtttttcagccttgttgtcttttcttctttctcctccataTTCGGCGTTGCACTGCACAACTTTAATACCATCACTTGAACTGATGTGATGATATTTATACTGGTTACCAGTCTGTCACTGGGTCCATTTTAACATTCAGAACTTATAAGAGTCAGAATTAAAAGAGGAGAAGCAGCTTTCACTGATTACACCCCCGAAAGTCTGATGGTTTTTGTCAACAAGGAAGTTTTTATAACATCTTTTTACCTTTGTGTTTTACCTGAGTTATCTTAAATTTCACcctattttattgtatttatccaaatgttttattgcttcTATATGATTTAACGTCTTCATATActtgttttatacatttatcaATTTATTGTTCTTGTTTGTCACATCCATATTGCAGTGAATTGTGGGTAATTCAATCAGTCAGCTCCACAGAAAGTCCACAGAAAGTCCACATGAGTCCTTTTGTGGACTTGATGAACTATGGATGTTGATAACTGGActggtggctcagtggttagtgCTGTTGCCTCATaggaagaaggtcctgggttcaaaCTCTGGCCGTTCATGTGGACTTTCATGTGGATTTCATGCTGGATGCTCTGACTTCCTCCACCATCAAAGATATGTGTTAGAGTTAATGTTCCTgtcagctgcctgctgtgtgtgtgtgtatagaatGAGTCAAATCCAGATGTTCTCCCAGTAATATGGATTAGGAAAAAGCTCCATGCAGGTGTAAACACATCTGAAGGAGCTCTGTCTCACATGTATATCATGTCAGCACAAAACTCAAGCATCTCTGTTCAGTCAGACCAGTGACTCACAACAGCAGCTAtctgtctgttattttctcTGTGGTTTATTCAGACGGTGAAAGAGGTCAGACGACTGggtactgcacacacacacacacacacacacacacacatagtctgAAGTATTTTCCATCTCAGCGGTTTAATATTTCTCAGGCTCTTTATAGAAAACAACCTCTAATTCACCATGGACTGTCtttcttatctctctctctctctcttcattccttCATCCTCTGTCATTCTCTCTATTTCCGTCGCTTTCattctttctcactctctctctctctctatatatatattttttagctCCATTTGGATTTATTTCTGTTGGAGAGTtggtttgattttattattaaaccCCAACTACTTACTGTTTTTCTTGCACACTCACTGGTACGCTCACAATTTCCTGTTTGACTTCTGTGTGACGACCGAAGAAGTGAGGAGGAACCTGATAGATGTCGATCAACCTAATTTCCAAATTTCGTGGTGATCAATCCGACGatcgttgagatatttcagtctggagcaAAACTGTTGACGGACTGAAGAACCAAACTAAAGATAAAACCATTAATGCTGAATTCAGACGAACTTATCAAGACGAACTTGATAACATTCGTTTGATCTCATTCAGTCTCAGTGGACGAGCTCGTCTCCTGTAAGATGTGTTTATTGTATACGTTTTCATTTTGATCCATATGTTTAAAGTAATTACCGTCTTGTCAGAGTAGATGATTGGCGATGTGGATGTGATCAGATTTATCACCTGCCTCTTCaattataaacaaatacaaacacatttccatatATATCGATGGCcgaaaaatgcacttttttgagaaaactaaataaaacttgttttcttgcagaatgctatttgttaaggatacccaacacataaaacactgtttttggactatattattatattatgtgttatagatattaatgcctcGCAAAatgcagataggagcttttgtACTTGGTGCAAGttgctctaaattaagttaataataaatattaaattaaacataaaatgaaatttgttttcaggtaaaaagacgtagtaaatgtaatagttactacattgtagtatactagggtcagaactccttaaattcagtgtgtTTGCTTCCTCGTCCgctggaaatgaatgttcagtgattgtgtaacTCACTCGTGCTGcagcctctctacacatccagcGACTCtgccttgtgtttttgttttgttgtgtgacttttgtGTCATAATgaagggcgggattatcttacagacagactgaatatgagcagccttccttgttctcatcatccaaagtgaaatcagccaatcagaacattCTGCTGATAGGAGGTTTTGCACTTTGGCCGTTGATATGTCACCATTTGTTCACTTGTAATttgttattcttcttcttcttctgtctttcttaaCGTTCTGTCTTCTGtttcgttttttgtttttttttcaccactaatgttttgaatgtttgttgttgttcttgagACGTTTTTTTGTTTAGGAACAGATGACATCATAACATACAGTTATGTTACAGCGTGTGTAGCACTTTTATACGTCAATGCTTTAAGtttataaatgtgcacaaaaaaaaaagaacaaaaacaaaggtcaaaacaacaaaagcactttgttaCAGAGAGACGTagtaaaagtgaaatatgttGTCAGGGAATATTTTTCTGTACGAACAATTTTTTGCAACTTGGCAAAcgttttcattaaaaacattttgattaaaaacataGTTCAGGCAGCGTCAAGTTTCTCTCTAAACGTATAAACATCATTTCTATACGACTGACGCAGCATCTGGAACGACTAAAAACATCCAAACGTGtccaaatgttgttgtttttttgtctctcgACTTCTACAATGTGTTTGTGACATTTGCCAACTTTAAGCCACAATTAAtgatctgctgattatttttttcaattaactgTTTAATCTATGAGATGTCaaagaaatagtgaaaaaaaaaatggcagccGCAGCGTCACAGAGCTCATAGtgatgtcttattttgttctAATATGgcgtttgagaagctgcagcctgagattatgtaacattttatcactatttgtgcttgaaaaatgactctttttaaactgattatccaaacagctgttttttttctgctcatcAGCTGATTGATTAATCTCACCATCACCTCTGTACGAGTCATGAAAGACATAACaagctctgattggtcggcGTAATCTGTGATCGCCTCGTCTCATCAGAACACGGCAGGATAATGTTTCAAATCTCAAGACATAGAAGTAATCTGATACTAGAATATGTAAAGataatgttttataaaacaATAGAGGATATTTCATaaaatggaagagagagagagagagagagaggatgtgtAGATGTGTGTTGGAGGAGGGGGGGACTGAAATGTGACTGACCTCGACTCAAATTGAAAGCAGTTGTGgagcagtctgtgtgtgtgtgtgtgtgtgtgtgtgtgtgtgtgtgatgtgataGCAGtgctgtatttttgtatttttttttaaagctgttccCACGACAGCGAGCGACCCcgccacctctccctctcttcctctcgctctctctctctctctctctctctctataaatGGGTCGTCTGGTGGCATTTTGGTGGCCAGTCAGACTtaaaaaggacagaaagagagaaacagagagagagagagggaggaaaaagtgacaagaaaggaaagaaagtatttgagagagagagagagagagaggaggggaaaaacaGACGCAATAACAAGAATATATTTAGGGAAATatgtttgttctctttctttctgagagtgtGCTGCTGGAgtcggttagcttagcttagcgtaaagactggaagcggagggaaacagctagcatagCTGGGCCCCAAAAGTCACTTGTCCCTGTTTTAAACATCATCTTGTCTTGTTTTCGCTGACCTCCGGTGGTTTGACCTCTCACCTCGCTGCGGTGATGTAGGAGTGTACTCCCGGGTCTCTCGGTacatggtgacatcactggTGGGCGTGGTCGCACAACACACCATGTTTTATTCACCAAAtgttggggggttttttttcaaataaaaagaaaaaaatgtttcttggGATGACTGGATGTTTTATTCATAGATTGATGCGTTCAGCTCAACATGCAGATGGACtttgacttctgttgtgattatTTATAAGTGTTAAATAACGGAAATGATGTAAATACACTGAGGCTGAAAGAATACAGACAGTGTTGTTCATCTTCATTGAAACATCaactttttgtactttttacctTTTATCAAGCCCAGATTGATCCTGCCGGTCTGGATATTGAACCGACAGCTGTGGTGTAATTTCATAAAGACTCATGATGTGCTAGAAGGAAAAGAAACTAAATGGCGCAGAATGATTATTCCGAGTATCATAAGCGATAAGAAGCAGTGTGTTGAATTGTCATTATATTGAATATATAATCTCACAGACCACATATAATCAATGTAAGGGCAcagaaatatattaataaagaatCTCAGTGAAAAACTTGTGTGTGTTAAACTTCACTTTGAAAGGATCAAGAAATAAGAGTGTAAAACGGCAAGAATAAGTAGAGCCAGGGGAAGgtttggcaataatggtgtaaaaaaaaaacaaccttgaacagttataaaaaaataaaagagccTAACTGGATAGAACCGGTTATGCCAGGCATGACCAGTTCTAACAACAGGTGATGTAAAGAAATTATAATGGTGTCATTGGCTAGTATAAAAGAGGTTGGACAGAAGGTGTGACCTATGTAAACCCAAATGGTATAAAAGACAACAATCAGAGCCCAGACACTCAGAGCATCCTGGTGAACCTTGTGAACACTGTAACTGCTCTCCTTTTTTTGCCAacattaaagtacattttgctgctcagAACTCTTGACTCctgatgattttttaaaattttttgaACATCAAAGATAAGTTTTGTTCTTGAGCTGATCTGAAACTTTTTGCAACTGAGACCCAAAAAATCTGACACGACACGACTTTCTCCTCTAAGCTTTAACCACTGCCCCAAAGAGGATGAAACACTACGGTTTATATGTTCTGACTTCTAGTGGTCATCAATATTTCTCTTATAATTATTGTGTCAACTGAGTGATGATGTTTTGTATACAGTAATTATGATGTTTTGTGGTATTAAAACTGACTTATTGTCCACATGAGGAatcaatttattttacataatatccaaaaaaaagttttgtgaaTAAAGCGTGATGTCCTGAAGCTCACACCTCGCTGCGTCTGTGttcttaaaggacgagttcacaacttttcaagtgtgtcttaaacgTTGAATacagcatatcaacatttcaacaaaacctATCATCTCAacacatgtgtgcacatgtgatctatatgatctttcctatataggaggaggaggggcaggtggatggttagtaagtttcttggacatttgcagccatttttctggcgagaaaaccgcgtgtttttagtgagacatcagctgtttttattttattttttatttttatttgaacccaaaccatgatctttcccctaaacctaaccagactttaaccacagcgttgttacacatcattattattcaacaggtagaaatgttaatatgatacataattcacgtgttgaaacgtagatattcaacgtttctgtggtttgcagaaacatttaatgccaacgttttcttcttctggcgactgggttgcTTAATGAACACTGGTGAAGTTTAGTGAAGTTTGTTAGAGTGACAGAAAGATGGTGGTCATGATTAAAAGAATCCACTGCTGACTGTGTTTGACTCCTGTGTTGTTgacctccttcctctctctctctctctctctctctctctctctctctctctctctctctctctctctctctctctctctctcacttcgTCCTCTCCTCCCGATGGACGAGGGGTCATAATTACTTTGACAGCTCGAGGTCTCATAAACAGATGTTGTTTTCTGGCGTTTGTTGAAACAACCGATgctgacgttttttttttttcttggagaGTCAGTCAAGTTCTTTCACATCAAACTGGGAAAAGCATTTCTTCATGGAGCTGGCAGAAATCAGACCAGTCCAGTTTCCATTTTATCtcaactttattttatttctgcgttttttgttgggtttttttaaatgttgcatttctggatttttgcatttcattaaaatcttttttcttaTACTTTTTGGGTTCACAACCTCCAATTAATCATGTGTTCATCAAGTGTTTTAGGTGCTACAGTACTGTGATTAATAGTAaaagtaaatagtaaataatggtaaaagtaataatagtaatagtaaatagtaaataatagtaaaagtaaatagtaaatagtaaataatagtaaaagtaaatagtaaatagtaaataatagtaaaagtaaatagtaaatagtaaataatagtaaaagtaaatagtaaatagtaaataatagtaaaagtaaatagtaaatagtaaataatagtaaaagtaaatagtaaatagtaaataatagTAAAAGCAATTGCGATTCAAAAGatgcaagaaaaaagaaaaactatataaaaatgatcataaaatCTAATGATTGAACTATTTGCTGCTCTGTGCGAAGCAGTTTGtaactttgttgttgtttttttaaagtgctctaaaaataaagattattatattattacattgttTAAAACAGGACAACTCAATTACAAGTATTACaggcacatttacagtatttccaCCTCATCAAAGCTTCAGTGAGGCTTCGTTACACGATGAGATTTCAGTACAAAACCTCCAGAACTGCATGGACAGTATTTCTATATTAATGGGAGACGTGACTTAAACTGGGAAAAGGTGTGATACCAGTAACGCTGCTGTAAGTGTTCATCAGTGAGTTTTTCACTGTATTCAttattgtgaaaatgtttgattttacatttattctgCTGGAGGTTTGATATCATAACTTCAgctggttcagttttgtggttttggggaTAATTTAGatccaaacatgttttgttgttgtagtgTTTTATGTCCCCACTCTTCATTATGGACACTGTTTTATTGCAAACGATGGTCTCGTACTTCCTTCCAGCAACATGAACACATACTTCTCAGCCCACTCATCCTTAAACACACGCTGCTCACTGTCaacctttcattttttttgtatcagcttgttttgaacaagacattttactttttccacTCTGTGTCGACcagctgagagctgaagacaGGTGACGTGATGACGTGATGACAGACGGCGTCAGGCTGCAGTCAAATTTTGTTCCCATTAGGATTAAATAGTTAATCTGTCTGGACCGGCCTGTGGACTCTTTTGGCCACATGAAGTCTTCATACtaataactgtaataaaagCAATTATCAGAGTCATATTAACAAGGATGTTTCCACTAATTTGCATCCTGTTGCTCATATGTGCATCACAAATAGTAGTAAAACTATTAGAAATATTAATAACTGCACCCGAGTCTGAGTTCTTCTCCTCAGATGACGTATGTGACGGAGGGACGGCTGGCATCTCTGTcccaggacaaaaaaaaacacagctgactCACTGCAAAaccctcagtgtgtgtgtgtgtgtgtgtgtgtgtgtgtgtgtgtgtgtgtgtgtgtgtgtgtgtttgtgtttgtgtgcgtgagtgtgttcCCATATCTGGGAAGTGAGCTGATATCATAGTCTTCAGGGTCTAATTTTAgagttgtgtgttttattgcaacaccaaggacacacacacacacgcacacacacactctcgcacacacacacgcacacacacgcacacacagagtccAGATGTTTCCTATTGGATGGGTCCAGAGAGACTGAAGCCGGGTCTTAGTCAGCCAGCTGAGACGAAAACTACGAcaccaaaaaacacaccaaaacatGGAGCAACCACCAGGCCGATGAGTTCAAGATTTActatattaaagctgcaacaagcAGCTGCGTCTCCAACATGGAGGAATCAGTTAAAggaacagacacacattttttcttacagcagttttatctgtgtgtgtgtgtgtgtgtcaagtacagaagggggggggggggggggggggactgctagcaccaaacagaaaaaatacacCTTCCTTTACTTCCCCAATgctgtttgtgtaaaaaaataatcatcattttcacaaaatcaaccattttttcttatttttcttttcttctgaccTCATTTAAACCTAATATGTAGATGGCCGAAGAgtaaaacctcctatctgaaaaatgcactttttttgagaaaactaaaacaaacttgttgtttttttgcagaatgctttttgttaaggatacccaatacataacacactgtttttggactatgttactttattatgtgttaacaatactgtAATAACCATACAAACAGACCGTAAATAATACCACATAATacagtaatatagtccaaaaacagtgtgttatgtgttgggtatccttaacaaaaagcattctgcaagaaaagtttttttaatcaagttttatcaaaaaagtgcatttttcagataggaggttttactcttcggccatcgatgtagataaaaattgaaatggtaACTTCTCCTTTTACCAGAAACTTGACAAAATACACCAGAGATaagttcatgttttatatgttttatgagCATGGCATGAAAAATATTATCATTTGTTTGTCAAAACATTAATACAGGTgaatttttttccaaatatgtAGATACAAAACCGGTTTGTACGTGTCTGTGGCTCCTCCTCAACTGTTCCAGCAGTCGCTACATCAAGTATAAAAAGCACATCACAGGGTCggtaaaaactaaaatatatttgGACGTGAGTTGATTGAAAAATGGCAATAAGTGATGTATAACTGTATTatgagctaagctaactgcctttaaaaaaacatcacatactGAAAagccatattttattttatcaaaacacaaaaaaaacacaacttccaGCGACTCCAAAGCTGTTTCATCATCTACATGTTGGATTTTTGTTAAATTTCTCCTCCAcacatgtttttaaaacttgGTCTCCGACCAAAAATGCAGAATACATTTCAGAGATGAAAGCTGAGTGTATCTGAGTTTACAGTTGTTTTCCAGACTGTAATTTGTATTTGACAAATTTATTATAAGCTCCTGTTGATCATTACATGTGTGTAATTTTACAGTCTGAAGGTTTCTTCAGGACTGAAACAGGCTCTGGCTCCATATTCAATCCATTAGATCATGAAACTCTTGTCTGCAGCCAAATCCTGCTTTTACTTTGGAAGATGAATCGCCGTCCATAAAATAAACAGCTGGTTAAAGGAGCAGTctgacatttttgggaaattgTCTCATTAACCATCTTCCCCagagttagcttagcttagcataaagactgaaagcaggggggggaaactgctagcctatATAACTccaacaaaacagtaaaaacactttatttgactattattacatcatgttttttttgtgagaagTTTATAAGGTTTTGCAAAACTTACCCCATCAAACCCCCATCACCCCATTTAAAGTGGAAGTCCTTAATCGGGTGCAGCGCCTTTAAAAAaccttgttttattatttattatttattttcagcaaaTCTGGATTAAAGGAACAGATAGAGAACACAGATCAACACTGAGcactgctgccctctgctggatgAATGAAGGACTCCACTCTGCTTTAAGGGACCAATCCAATCAaaattttgggggggggggggggttacatACAGAATTTGAGTGATACATTAACATAGGTTCACTTTAACAGTatgagaaaacattaataacttCAAGgacttgtgttttgtgttaatCGCTGTATTAACAGACCTGCCAACTGATGAAGATGACGAAGATTTTAAGGAACTTACATCACACCATGACACTTGAAAACCAGGATCATACATGCACCTACACAATGAATAAACTGTGAAGTAATAGTGAAAGTGATTTAGGCTAAATCAAGTGTATTCAGTTATTGAATCATTGAGTTTCAGCCTGCTTCCAGTCACATGCTGAACCATCTCAAGAGTTCcttgaagttttttttagtatatTTCTGCAACATTCCTCTTTAAGGATTGTTCTTTGacatagaaaaatatatatgtgtgaatCCAAGCTTCACCTATCTGTATGTCTGTGATCAGCCTCCTTCCTCCTGCAGTGCAGCAGTGGTAGTTTGCATCATCTCCTCTGCAGCCTGCTGCTCCTCAGGATCACCGGCTGCCGGGGTTGTGATGCAGCAGAGCGCCTCGCTGACCGTCTGTCTGAAAGGCGAGTAGAGGTAGAAGAAGAGCAGGGGGTCGAAGCAGAGGTGCAGCACCGTCAGCAGCAGCGTCGACTCCTTCCCCAGAAACAGCTGCCTCTTGGTCTGACAGTCTGTGATGACTTTGGTTTGGGCCAACGTGTACGGCGTGCGGACCACGTGGTAGGGCACGAAGCAGAGTAAGAAGGCCAGAGCCATGGCCGTCACGCTCCCCGTCGCCCGCCGGGCGTTGACCCAGAGCTTAGGGTCACCGCGGCTACGCAGCAGCCTCTTGAGAGCCAGACCGCTGGAGATCAGCACGGCGGCCGAGGCGTTCAGGAACAAAGCTGTGCAGAGGAAGACGGTGAGGGCGTGCCAGTGGAGGCTGATGTCTTTCTTCAGAGAAGAACAGCTGAGATACTGTCGCACCTGCAGAGACAAACCAACAGCAGGGAGGTtagtttgactgacagcagtaGATGTCTGCACAACAGCACAAACTCTCTGTAATGAAGATATTTGCACAAATTTATGCACCTTTATTTTTATGCACCTTGATCTGTGTCTTTTAAAACACCTCAAGTTGATACTTAaggttttcttatttttcttgttttttgtgtttattatttattcattttgtctcTGATCTAAGTTTTATTAGTTCAGTGATTTTGATATTATTGACTTGCTTGGTAGCTACAACAGAAAGCATCGCGATTATTTATAGAATGT
This region of Thunnus maccoyii chromosome 6, fThuMac1.1, whole genome shotgun sequence genomic DNA includes:
- the gpr171 gene encoding probable G-protein coupled receptor 171 isoform X2 → MTPPPPPPLANSSAAGAEEGKQCIVNDQMAPFTVLYILIFIISLPGNLLSVWAFIRSPRAKQSSSVYLVNLLVADLLLLLALPFKILKDLGAAPWSLMVFHCQASAVTIYISLYASIAFLAFIITDRYLQDSNTLRSLRLQEVGFARLLSLVVWVLLLLLMVPNMALPIQQVQVRQYLSCSSLKKDISLHWHALTVFLCTALFLNASAAVLISSGLALKRLLRSRGDPKLWVNARRATGSVTAMALAFLLCFVPYHVVRTPYTLAQTKVITDCQTKRQLFLGKESTLLLTVLHLCFDPLLFFYLYSPFRQTVSEALCCITTPAAGDPEEQQAAEEMMQTTTAALQEEGG
- the gpr171 gene encoding probable G-protein coupled receptor 171 isoform X1, which gives rise to MTPPPPPPLANSSAAGAEEGKQCIVNDQMAPFTVLYILIFIISLPGNLLSVWAFIRSPRAKQQSSSVYLVNLLVADLLLLLALPFKILKDLGAAPWSLMVFHCQASAVTIYISLYASIAFLAFIITDRYLQDSNTLRSLRLQEVGFARLLSLVVWVLLLLLMVPNMALPIQQVQVRQYLSCSSLKKDISLHWHALTVFLCTALFLNASAAVLISSGLALKRLLRSRGDPKLWVNARRATGSVTAMALAFLLCFVPYHVVRTPYTLAQTKVITDCQTKRQLFLGKESTLLLTVLHLCFDPLLFFYLYSPFRQTVSEALCCITTPAAGDPEEQQAAEEMMQTTTAALQEEGG